The Arachis duranensis cultivar V14167 chromosome 2, aradu.V14167.gnm2.J7QH, whole genome shotgun sequence genome has a window encoding:
- the LOC127744984 gene encoding uncharacterized protein LOC127744984: protein MTLATFLKVNPPKFKGTTNPTKADTWFQAMERALQATAKEFELLQLKQGAMSVSEYTNTFEELFRFSRMCQEVPGDFEEWKCIKYEGGLRSDILSSVGPMEIRTFSELVNKSRIAEECVKRRVAEKGSHREHNQGFAPRGQEFKERGYVQHFSQGRNNFATSEESQRNGKGKRAAAASDISSCQRCGSHHPNRPCRLGLGVCYKCGLPGHVSRNCQQGESQDAGRLRQ, encoded by the exons ATGACGTTGGCAACTTTcttaaaggttaatccacctaagttcaagggaaccaccaatCCGACTAAAGCTGATACTTGGTTTCAGGCCatggagcgagcactgcaagc GACAGCCAAGGAATTTGAGTTActgcagctgaagcaaggtgctatgtccgtatctgagtatacaAACACATTTGAGGAGCTATTCAGGTTTTCTCGCATGTGTCAGGAAGTTCCGGGAGACTTCGAGGAATGGAAAtgcattaagtatgaaggaggactccggagcgaCATCttaagttcagtgggaccaatggagatccgAACTTTTTCAGAGTTGGTGAATAAGAGCAgaattgctgaagagtgtgtgaaaaggagGGTTGCAGAGAAAGGAAGTCATAGAGAGCACAACCAAGGATTCGCACCAAGGGGTCAAGAGTTTAAGGAGAGAGGATACGTACAACACTTTTCCCAAGGACGGAATAACTTTGCGACGAGTGAGGAGTCCCAAAGGAATGGTAAGGGAAAACGGGCAGCGGCTGCTTCTGATATTTCGAGCTGTCAGAGATGTGGAAGTCATCACCCAAATAGGCCGTGCCGATTGGGGTTAGGTGTATGTTACAAGTGCGGGTTACCAGGGCatgtatcaagaaattgccAACAAGGAGAGAGTCAGGATGCGGGCCGATTGCGACAGTAA